Part of the Deltaproteobacteria bacterium genome is shown below.
CTCCGCGACGAAGAAGCGCCGCTCGGCGAGGTGGCGCTCCATCACGTCGAGTGCCTGGTAGCCGCCCTCCATCTTCTCCCGCAGCCGCTCGGGCTCGACCCTCGGGCCGGTGAACACGTGGAGCCACGCGCGCGCGACGGCGATGTACGGCTCGTGGCTGTACTGCTCGAAGAACATCCAGCGCAGGACGTCGGCGCGCCCGAATCGCTCGGCCGGGAGGAATGGTGTCGCCTCGGCCAGGTAGAAGAGGATCGCGTCCGACTCGGAGAGGCGGCGGCCGTCGTCGAGCTCGAGGACCGGGATGCGCCCGTTCGGGTTGATGGCGAGGAACTCCGGCGTGCGCGTCTCGCCCTTCGCGATGTCCCTCTCGATCAGGGTG
Proteins encoded:
- a CDS encoding glutathione S-transferase family protein — translated: MMKLYDYLPSGNGYKVRLLLSQLGHRFTLIERDIAKGETRTPEFLAINPNGRIPVLELDDGRRLSESDAILFYLAEATPFLPAERFGRADVLRWMFFEQYSHEPYIAVARAWLHVFTGPRVEPERLREKMEGGYQALDVMERHLAERRFFVAERYTIADIALYAYTHVAHEGDFHLGRYPHVRTWLARVASQPGHVPITQREFD